The Ascochyta rabiei chromosome 12, complete sequence DNA window TGTGCCGGCCCCCTTGAAGAGGTTCTCGTTGACCTGCTCCTTGGGGATGAGCGAGCACTTCAAAATGTGTCCGAACATGAGGTAGTTGTTCATTGTGCGGGCGACAATGTCGGCGACTTCAGCAGAGGCGAACTCAACGAAGGCGTAATGCTTAGAGCCACCGGTCTTCTTGTTGCGCGAGAGGCGCAGGTTGAGCACGCGGCCGAATTGTGAGAAGTACTTCTTCATCTGAGGCTCGAAGAAACCTCGGGGGACGCGGCTGTCAGCTGTTAGCAAAGAATCTGCACAGAAACCAGCGTGTTTGCGTACCCAACGTAGATCACACCAGGCTCGGTGGCCTTGGGAGTGTCCTTTGCCTTTGCGATAGCCTTCTTTTGCGACTTCGTGAGCTTTGGGACGGCACCCTCGTCTTCAGGAAAGTCAATGTCATTttcgctgtcgctgtcgtcgCTGCCAAAGCCGGCAAGGAGTGCGGCGGTCTGGTCATCCTCTTCTGCTGCGTCCTCGACATTACCATCTTCGGTGACAACGGCGTCGACCTCGACAACCTCTTCTACGGGCTCTTCCTGTTGTTTCTTTCCCTTCTTCGCCTTTGTGGCCTTAACCTTGGGCACCTCAGTGACCTCCTCCTCGGCAGGCTCGGGCTCTGCTACGGGCTccttcttgcccttcttcGCTTTGGTAGCCTTTGCTTTCGGTGCCTCTTTCTTGGGTGTCTCCTTCTTCGCTTCAATCACGTCAAAGTCAAGCATTGACTCATCCTCGCCATTGGCTTCGGGAACAGCCTCGGCCTTCTTCTTTCCCTTAGTGGCTTTTGTGGGTTTCGCAGCGGGCGCCTCGTTGTCGGAGAAAAAGTCCTCGGCCTGCTTACGCGCGGACTTCTTTGCAGGCTTCTCGGCGGCGGCTGGTGCAGCAGCGGCCTTGGCCGCTTTTGGGGATTTGGCGGGCTTTGCTGGGGCAGCAATGTCGTCCGATTTTCTGGGCTTCTTTGCCTTGGGCGCAGCATCTGACGCGCCTGGAAGGTGTTAGTACAGACTATATACCGCTGGAAGAGTGAAAGACGAACCCTTGCGCTTCTTGGTCGCGAGATCTGCAGCGGCCATTGTATGTGTGTGAGGGCGGCTGTGTGTTGTGGGGAATAAGTTCGAGTCCTCTGCGAAAGTTGAAAGTTTCGAGGCTCGAGCTCCTTCCACCTGAACTTTTTTGAGCGCTAGCGATTACCCGCCAAGGCCTGCCTTCGAGCGCGACCATCAACAACTATCCTCCGTCGCGTCTCCAAACATTCAAAGCATACCAGATTGTCTGTAAAATACTGAAAGGCGTGCAAGGCGTGATTGATAGCTCTACACACTGCAAACTCACCGCTGATCCAGCAAACGAACGATTACCAGCCTGCACCATGGTGGCCGGAGTTGATATGAGCGATAAGAACGCCTGGGATGATTCGTTTCTGCAGGATTCCTGGAACGATGCCGTGGCCGAATATGAGGTAGACCGAGCGTCCTGACCACGTGTTTCACTAACTGATCACTCTCCAGAAGTATCACAGTATTGCCAAATCTGGCAAGCGCCTGGAAGACGTCTTGACCGAGGAAGAACTGAAAAAATTGCGCGAGTATGGCAGTTGCTTTACATCCAATGTGCTCAGCTAATCATTTTAGGGACCACGGCGACTTGATAGGTGAGGCAGAAGCAACCCCTCAGGCTGTGGCCGAGGCGAACGGCAACTCGGATCAGATGGACACTGAAGACTCAATGCAAGAGACGGAGGAAGTCGAGAAACTCGCACAGACGAAACTGCAGCAGGTACGACCGGCAACATACGTACGCGACAAAGACCCACGACTGACAGACGACAGGAAACAGCAGCATCCGAAGAACAAAACCAACCCCAGTCAGCAAATATGGGTACCACAGCGCCACATGACACTGCTTTCGCAGCCTCCATGCCACAGGCAATCCTTGGGACAGGTACGTTTTTAGACTGACGTGTCGGGAGTGGGCCTGTTTGGGCAGTCTGCCCTAGAGAACTTTGCTGACATTTTGACAGTTCAGGACGAGAATCTTAAGAATATCATGATGTCTTGGTACTATGCTGGGTACTACACAGGCTTGCATGCGGGACAGCAGCTTCCGAGAGATGCTCCTCCGAAGCAGTGAGGGCGACAGAACATGACGAAAGCCACCACGGCGTACGTTGCAAGACACTGTTAAGAACGCCCAACGTCCTGCAAGAGCTTGGAAAGCTGGATATCGAAAATTTTGGCCAATGAGGCGTGAGTTTACCCCGAGTCTAGCCCGAAAGGGCCGAGGCCACCAACGGTTCCTGCCTCACAGTCTTCGGATGACCCAGGCTGCGAAATGAACCCCCAAGAACTTTCATGCGGCAGACGATCTTCCAGCCTCTTTGTTCAGGCGCTCCCACTGGTTGTGGCCTTGCGTTGGACTGGATTGCCTTTGCTGGGCCGTGCAGCGAAGAAGCGAAACGAATCTGCGACGCTACCGCGACAACCTCGAACCTACTTCCAACAGATCAAGCATCATGGTACCCCGCCACGCCTACGAGCCTCAGTGCTTTGCCTGGAACCTGTAGAATCTTGCAGATGTCTCTCCTCTTCCGGGAATTTTTGCCTAGCCACAAGAGCGTGTTGTTTCGCGATGTGTCCGGCCTGTCTGCAGTCCCCGGACGTAAAATTTCATGCGTGGATTTAAGCACTTGATGTCCCAGGCACACATCACTCTTCTCCTTCATTCTGCCTCATAACTGTCTCATTGCGCGTGCTCCACTCTCTTTCAGTCCTTCTGTTTATTCTTCTGTCCGAGCCGGCTCTCGTAGCGCCTTTCGATCCTTCTAATCAACGACTACGGTGTACCCAGCACAAGCGGCCACGTTCCTTTCAATATTACGAAAATACGAGAACAGTTATAATGAAGTACATCAGCGCACTGCCCATCGTTGCTGGCCTTGCTGCCGCCCAGATGCAGGTCATGAATCTTGCGCCAGCAGCTGCGAGCGGACCGACCACACACACCGTATGTGTCCTTGCGGAGCTCGCGTTACCTTGTCTAACTCCAATCAGGTCGTAGTTGGCGGAATGAAGCCCGTCGCGAATGGCATGGTTCCCGTCCTTGGATACAACCCAGAATCCATTACCGCCAATGTTGGCGATGTTGTCGAATTCCAGTTTATGCAAAAGAACCACACAGCCACGCAGTCCACCTTCGCCGAGCCTTGCAAGGCTATGGAAGGCGGCAAAGACTCGGGCTTCATGCCCAACCCTGATGGCGCTGCTGGCGTGACGTGGAATATGACTGTCGAAACCACTGATGCGATATGTAAGTCGAGGCACCCCTACAGTTCCGCATGAGATTTTTGGCTGACAGGTGCCGAAGGGATGTACTGCAAACAGGAAAATGGCGAACACTGCGGCAAAGGCATGGTTTTCAGCATCAACGCCAAATTCGACGGCGACAAGACAATGGCACAGTTTAAACAACTTGCTATCAAATCGAACGGCACTACACTCCAAGACTCTCCGATCCAGCTCGTCAACcttgccgccgccgccgccactcCCTCTCCGGTCACAGTCCTGGCTGAGGGTGCCGGCGCTGGCGCTACAGCGTCTGGAAGCGGCGCGATGGCGAGTGCGACTGTCATTGGGGGACAAGGAACCGACGGTGCCGGTCAGACCTGCACATGCAGCTGTCTGTGCGGTATGAACTCCTTCCCCGCGAGTGCGGCGGTCAACAACTTCGGTGGATTCGCTGGTATGATCGGATAGATGGGACGAGGAGAATAAGAGCGGCTGGTGGATGAGAGGGTATTCTAATTCGTGGCACGATCGGGGATGAGTGCTTTTATTGATGGCTTCTACAGACTGGCTTCTGGGATGCCATGTCGATATTTATATCACTTCTGATGAATGGGAAGGGCGTTAGCATTATACCGTA harbors:
- a CDS encoding nucleolar protein, whose protein sequence is MAAADLATKKRKGASDAAPKAKKPRKSDDIAAPAKPAKSPKAAKAAAAPAAAEKPAKKSARKQAEDFFSDNEAPAAKPTKATKGKKKAEAVPEANGEDESMLDFDVIEAKKETPKKEAPKAKATKAKKGKKEPVAEPEPAEEEVTEVPKVKATKAKKGKKQQEEPVEEVVEVDAVVTEDGNVEDAAEEDDQTAALLAGFGSDDSDSENDIDFPEDEGAVPKLTKSQKKAIAKAKDTPKATEPGVIYVGRVPRGFFEPQMKKYFSQFGRVLNLRLSRNKKTGGSKHYAFVEFASAEVADIVARTMNNYLMFGHILKCSLIPKEQVNENLFKGAGTRFKVDPRNKKAGLAMERGAEREVWEKRVEKENKRRSGRNKDLKETMDYEFTAPTVKAVKDIPASKKLEVEASEPQQLLNETAAPAEPKGKKGKKPAAKPAAAPEPEPVAEEPKVEAPAKKTKKRKSDAATELLAAVEEPAKKPAAAAAVPKAKKAKKAKA